From a single Cytophagales bacterium WSM2-2 genomic region:
- a CDS encoding biopolymer transporter ExbD — protein sequence MKIKRRHQFAAEVATSSLNDIMFFLLLFFLIISTIANPNIIKVLLPKASETQSLNKKTITLTVTKTKEFYINNKAVPTAKIEEELIKATQGLDQPTIILYIPRDLEIQDLVDVLKIGVKNKIRVVLATEKK from the coding sequence ATGAAAATTAAACGCAGACATCAATTTGCTGCGGAGGTTGCTACCTCATCCCTGAACGACATCATGTTCTTCCTGTTGTTGTTCTTTCTCATTATTTCAACAATAGCCAACCCCAACATCATTAAAGTACTTCTCCCAAAAGCCAGCGAGACTCAGTCGCTGAACAAAAAGACAATTACCCTTACTGTAACAAAGACGAAAGAATTTTACATCAATAACAAGGCAGTCCCTACGGCTAAAATTGAAGAAGAGCTTATTAAAGCCACACAAGGGCTGGATCAGCCAACAATTATACTTTACATTCCGCGTGATCTTGAGATACAGGATTTAGTAGACGTATTAAAGATTGGTGTCAAAAACAAAATCAGGGTAGTTCTCGCTACCGAAAAGAAGTAA
- a CDS encoding biopolymer transporter ExbB has translation MQTMILQIAAPPQDELTFIELMMKGGIVMIPILLLSLAAIYVAVERYLYLRSAITRDNNFVSKITRSLSTGNIAEAKRYAQDDDSATGNIISAGIDSIGRPMREIESLMESATNIEVAMMERNTGYLGIIAGVAPMLGFIGTITGIIHIFYNISIQDNINIGVISGGLYEKMITSGTGLGVGIIAYVAYHLLQLRIGRFTLQIQKDVFDFLRSLQVPAK, from the coding sequence ATGCAAACTATGATTCTTCAAATTGCTGCTCCTCCTCAAGACGAACTTACTTTTATCGAATTGATGATGAAAGGCGGTATCGTTATGATTCCTATTTTGTTGCTTTCCTTGGCAGCAATTTACGTAGCCGTTGAACGCTACCTCTATCTTAGGTCTGCAATAACACGTGATAATAATTTCGTTTCAAAAATTACGCGTTCACTTTCCACCGGAAATATTGCCGAAGCCAAACGTTACGCTCAAGATGATGATTCTGCCACAGGGAACATCATTTCAGCAGGGATTGATAGCATTGGCCGCCCCATGCGTGAAATTGAATCCCTGATGGAATCAGCAACCAACATAGAAGTTGCAATGATGGAGCGAAATACGGGGTATCTTGGCATCATCGCCGGTGTCGCGCCTATGCTCGGTTTCATTGGAACGATCACAGGTATCATTCATATTTTCTACAATATCTCCATCCAGGACAATATCAACATCGGTGTCATTTCGGGAGGTCTCTATGAAAAAATGATTACGAGTGGAACAGGACTCGGGGTTGGCATCATTGCTTATGTAGCTTACCACCTATTGCAATTACGGATAGGACGGTTTACGCTTCAAATCCAGAAAGATGTTTTTGATTTTCTACGTTCACTCCAAGTACCTGCCAAATGA
- the exbD2 gene encoding biopolymer transport ExbD protein, which translates to MAEIAQGGGGGKKDGKVRSKKTSTRIDMTPMVDLAFLLLTFFILTTTLSKPQTMEITMPEKVKKGDEQPEVNEKKVLTLVLGANDKVFWYVGITEPEAKKVDFSKDGIRKVLLQKNSEIREMIVLIKAMDESKYKNMVDILDEMTICNIKRYAIVDITSADKDIVKEAS; encoded by the coding sequence ATGGCAGAAATAGCACAAGGTGGCGGTGGTGGCAAGAAAGACGGTAAAGTAAGGAGTAAGAAGACCTCCACCCGAATAGACATGACACCGATGGTGGACTTGGCGTTCTTGTTGCTCACGTTCTTTATCTTGACCACGACATTATCCAAACCTCAGACCATGGAAATTACCATGCCTGAGAAAGTAAAGAAAGGTGACGAGCAGCCGGAAGTGAATGAAAAGAAAGTGCTTACACTGGTTTTAGGCGCTAACGATAAGGTATTTTGGTATGTAGGGATTACTGAGCCAGAAGCCAAGAAAGTGGATTTTTCAAAGGATGGGATTCGCAAAGTCCTTCTTCAAAAGAATTCAGAAATACGCGAAATGATCGTTCTCATTAAGGCAATGGATGAATCGAAGTATAAAAACATGGTAGATATCCTTGATGAAATGACTATCTGCAACATCAAACGATACGCTATTGTTGATATCACCTCGGCAGACAAGGACATAGTTAAAGAAGCATCTTAA
- a CDS encoding cytidine deaminase: MNPRPAFDDIYMELAVNLARRSHCIKKHVGAVLTKDTRIISIGYNGPPSGTHNCDEKWPEQGCPRDSKGSCSLAIHAEQNAILYAVKNKTSVEGATLYVTLSPCLACARIIYSMGIQKVIYLNSYAEYKGITSDEGVDFLRTFGIDCKKYQGTFDSVTHMI; the protein is encoded by the coding sequence ATGAACCCGCGTCCTGCTTTTGACGACATCTACATGGAGTTGGCTGTGAACCTGGCCCGACGATCGCACTGCATTAAAAAGCATGTGGGAGCAGTGCTCACGAAGGATACTCGCATTATTTCGATCGGATATAACGGGCCGCCAAGCGGAACTCACAACTGTGATGAAAAATGGCCTGAGCAGGGATGCCCCCGTGACTCGAAGGGAAGTTGTTCACTGGCTATTCATGCGGAGCAGAATGCAATCCTCTATGCTGTAAAAAACAAAACGTCAGTGGAAGGCGCAACGCTGTATGTAACACTGTCACCTTGCCTGGCATGCGCCAGAATTATTTACAGCATGGGAATACAAAAGGTGATTTATCTTAATTCTTATGCGGAGTACAAAGGAATAACTTCGGATGAAGGAGTGGATTTTCTGAGGACCTTTGGCATTGACTGTAAAAAATACCAAGGCACATTCGACAGCGTAACACACATGATTTGA
- a CDS encoding alkaline phosphatase: MLLESFLPKELSPETIIHIGGVALLLAVVFCETGLFFGFFLPGDSLLFTAGLLCKTEWLTLSPAELIPLLILAATFGTAAGFFFGRWTGDFFSHRKENFFYRKRYVDMTQEYFQKYGMMAFVFGRFIPVVRTFLPILAGIAKIDVKKFWIYNLLGATLWVVSVVLAGYWLGRLFPRLSEYIGLIALIMIFVSTLPLIISVFRKVLATSQNQK; the protein is encoded by the coding sequence ATGCTTTTAGAGTCCTTTTTACCTAAAGAACTGAGTCCCGAAACGATCATCCACATCGGTGGAGTGGCATTGCTACTGGCTGTTGTGTTTTGCGAAACCGGATTGTTCTTTGGTTTCTTCCTTCCAGGCGATTCACTGTTGTTTACTGCAGGTCTGTTGTGCAAAACTGAATGGCTCACGCTATCACCCGCAGAACTTATTCCGCTATTAATTCTGGCCGCCACCTTTGGCACTGCTGCCGGTTTTTTCTTCGGTCGATGGACAGGGGATTTTTTCAGTCATCGAAAAGAAAATTTCTTCTACCGCAAGCGGTACGTAGATATGACGCAGGAGTATTTTCAAAAATATGGAATGATGGCATTCGTGTTTGGCAGGTTCATCCCTGTAGTGAGGACTTTCCTACCTATCCTTGCGGGAATTGCAAAAATTGACGTAAAAAAGTTTTGGATATATAACTTACTCGGTGCCACTTTGTGGGTAGTTTCGGTGGTATTGGCGGGCTATTGGCTGGGGCGATTATTCCCGCGTCTCTCCGAGTATATTGGATTAATTGCTTTGATCATGATCTTCGTTTCTACTTTGCCTTTGATCATCTCTGTTTTCAGAAAAGTGCTTGCCACAAGTCAAAACCAGAAATGA
- a CDS encoding biopolymer transporter ExbD, giving the protein MSKVKMHRSTPSIDMTPMVDLAFLLVTFFMLTATATPDEPVQVSIPTSVADIPIPERDMITISIGKDNKVFFTVDGQYTRVDMLRKVGLIYKQSFTPEEEHTFAVMSSFGIPIGNMKEFLAADREERKKIQQPGIPCDSLQNELADWVLQARLANPKVRIAIKGDGEATYPVVKKVINTLLDRKVNRFNLITGDEKRPDIKS; this is encoded by the coding sequence ATGTCAAAAGTAAAGATGCACCGAAGCACACCCTCCATCGACATGACTCCGATGGTGGACCTGGCGTTTCTGCTCGTGACATTTTTCATGCTCACAGCAACAGCAACGCCTGATGAACCGGTGCAGGTAAGTATTCCGACTTCCGTGGCGGATATTCCGATCCCGGAAAGGGATATGATTACTATAAGCATCGGGAAAGACAACAAAGTTTTCTTTACAGTAGATGGCCAGTACACCAGGGTAGACATGCTTCGCAAAGTAGGGCTTATCTACAAGCAGAGCTTTACTCCGGAAGAAGAACACACTTTTGCGGTAATGTCCAGCTTTGGTATACCTATCGGAAACATGAAAGAGTTTCTTGCGGCCGACCGGGAAGAGAGGAAGAAAATCCAGCAACCCGGAATCCCCTGCGACTCACTTCAAAATGAACTTGCCGACTGGGTATTGCAGGCACGCTTGGCTAATCCTAAGGTTCGTATTGCCATAAAAGGCGATGGCGAGGCCACTTATCCTGTCGTGAAGAAAGTGATCAACACACTTCTCGATCGCAAAGTGAACCGATTCAACCTGATTACTGGAGACGAAAAGAGACCCGACATCAAGTCATAA
- the exbB gene encoding flagellar motor protein MotA codes for MKTQSKSSSSLGDSLKSGFAAVVIPVEIVLAIVVYLYVLGDGGNFQGGDNHNHPLAGNYLGIIYKGGFIVPILLALLMMVITFAVERMLTISMAQGKSSTQSFIKKIKSLVASNSIDQAVAECDKQKGSVANVVRAGLAKYTELTKNNTIEVEKRVQLIQKDIEETTQLEMPMLEKNLVIIATIASIATLMGLLGTVLGMIKSFAALATAGAPDSVALANGISEALINTALGIGTSALAIILYNYFTSKIDALTYGIDEAGFSIVQNFTSQAKA; via the coding sequence ATGAAAACTCAGTCGAAGTCCTCATCATCACTAGGCGACAGCTTAAAATCGGGTTTTGCCGCGGTGGTGATCCCCGTAGAAATCGTTCTCGCCATTGTTGTTTACCTGTATGTCCTTGGTGACGGGGGAAATTTTCAGGGAGGAGACAACCACAATCACCCACTGGCGGGTAATTACCTTGGAATCATCTACAAAGGTGGTTTTATCGTACCGATCCTGCTGGCTCTTTTGATGATGGTGATCACTTTTGCAGTTGAAAGAATGTTGACTATTAGCATGGCTCAAGGCAAAAGCAGCACACAATCTTTCATCAAAAAAATCAAATCATTGGTAGCTTCCAATAGCATCGACCAGGCTGTGGCTGAGTGCGACAAGCAAAAAGGATCTGTTGCCAACGTGGTTAGAGCAGGACTTGCCAAATACACTGAGTTGACAAAAAACAATACAATCGAAGTTGAGAAGCGCGTACAGTTGATCCAAAAGGACATCGAAGAAACTACTCAACTTGAGATGCCTATGCTCGAGAAAAATCTGGTTATCATCGCAACGATTGCTTCAATCGCTACTTTGATGGGTCTTCTCGGAACAGTGTTAGGTATGATCAAATCATTTGCAGCTTTGGCAACAGCCGGTGCTCCAGACTCAGTAGCACTTGCAAACGGTATCTCTGAAGCCTTGATCAATACTGCTTTGGGTATCGGTACTTCAGCTCTTGCAATCATTTTGTATAACTATTTCACCAGCAAAATCGATGCACTTACTTATGGCATTGATGAAGCCGGATTCAGTATCGTTCAGAATTTTACATCACAGGCTAAAGCCTAA
- a CDS encoding phosphate ABC transporter substrate-binding protein codes for MKVKLLIALGAILAFACTDKNKKGEILDTPTTGTIKIAVDESLKPLFEAEIDGFEGLYQAAHIKAIYTSEATAVEELLKDSVRLAIVTRKFYPQEKQKLDSVKINGTQVRVAKEAIALIVNKDNPDSLITWSQFSEVLKGNTSRWNQLYPKSNLGDLQVVFDHPQSGIIRYITDTLQLTKLPSYCFAANTNEEVFAHVAKTKNAIGLIGLSWISDKDDPSANDFLKTIKVVAISTDDDFLKPYKAYIAMKKYPLSRDVFMLSREARSGLGSGFIAYVASDKGQRIILKSGLVPATAPIRLVEVKRDAQPKIVK; via the coding sequence ATGAAGGTTAAATTGCTAATTGCACTGGGGGCGATTCTTGCATTCGCCTGCACAGACAAAAACAAGAAAGGGGAAATCCTGGATACACCAACCACCGGCACCATCAAGATCGCTGTTGACGAATCGTTGAAGCCGCTGTTCGAAGCCGAAATAGATGGGTTTGAAGGTTTGTACCAAGCTGCTCACATCAAGGCAATTTATACTTCAGAGGCTACCGCAGTGGAAGAACTGTTAAAAGACAGCGTGCGTCTGGCAATTGTCACCAGGAAGTTCTATCCCCAGGAAAAGCAAAAACTCGATTCTGTAAAAATAAACGGGACTCAGGTACGCGTTGCGAAAGAGGCAATAGCACTTATCGTCAACAAAGACAATCCTGATAGCTTGATCACTTGGAGTCAATTCTCAGAGGTCCTAAAAGGAAATACAAGCCGCTGGAATCAATTGTATCCCAAATCCAATCTAGGAGATCTTCAAGTAGTATTTGACCACCCGCAGTCGGGTATTATTCGCTACATCACAGACACACTCCAATTGACAAAACTCCCATCCTATTGCTTCGCTGCCAACACTAACGAAGAAGTATTCGCACACGTGGCGAAAACCAAAAATGCAATCGGTCTGATCGGTCTAAGCTGGATTAGTGATAAAGACGATCCTTCTGCCAATGATTTCTTAAAGACAATAAAAGTGGTTGCCATCTCCACGGATGATGATTTTCTCAAGCCCTACAAGGCTTACATCGCAATGAAAAAATATCCGCTATCGCGAGACGTTTTTATGCTAAGCCGTGAAGCTCGTTCGGGCTTAGGGAGTGGTTTTATTGCTTATGTGGCGAGCGATAAAGGCCAACGAATTATACTAAAGTCGGGACTCGTACCTGCCACGGCTCCAATCCGCCTGGTGGAGGTCAAACGTGACGCTCAACCCAAGATTGTGAAGTAG